From the genome of Rathayibacter sp. VKM Ac-2759, one region includes:
- the dacB gene encoding D-alanyl-D-alanine carboxypeptidase/D-alanyl-D-alanine-endopeptidase, whose translation MTDTPPRRRPWLLVAAAVLALALLGAGAFGVGTALGRDDSSSGTPTPTASTTPSSTPTPTPSVRPTGAATAQALRTCSVAEAAADTRLGSMQARVVDAATGEVLFDRGGTTASRTASALKILTAASALAVLGPDTRIATTVVRGSEPGSIVLVGGGDLTLSRLPSGQESFYAGAAHLDDLAAQVESSWDADPATAGTPITSVVLDASLFSGDTWQPSWNRKEQTDGYMPEITALQVDGDRADPTASTSTRGTDPVGRAGTAFASELSGDPTVSAGTAPAGATVLGTVESAPVRELVQQMLLVSDNAIAEMLARLVAIRTGAGTDFAAEQAGVLQGLAGYGVDTAGITIADGSGLSDDNAVAPAYFTSLLRKIQAREGELGIVLDGLPVSGRTGSLSYADRFAGDNAVADGAVLAKTGWIDTGYTLAGVVTAQDGTVLTFAVYALGDVSDSAKTAIDTLVTGFYRCGGSLSDS comes from the coding sequence ATGACCGACACGCCTCCCCGCCGCCGGCCGTGGCTCCTCGTGGCCGCCGCCGTGCTCGCCCTCGCCCTCCTGGGTGCGGGCGCGTTCGGCGTGGGCACCGCCCTCGGGCGCGACGACTCGTCGAGCGGCACACCGACTCCGACCGCGTCGACGACGCCCTCGAGCACGCCGACGCCGACACCGTCGGTGCGGCCGACGGGGGCTGCGACGGCGCAGGCGCTGAGGACGTGCTCGGTCGCCGAGGCCGCCGCCGACACGCGGCTCGGGTCGATGCAGGCGCGCGTGGTCGACGCGGCGACCGGCGAGGTCCTCTTCGACCGCGGCGGCACGACGGCCTCGCGCACCGCCTCCGCCCTCAAGATCCTGACCGCGGCCTCGGCCCTCGCGGTCCTCGGGCCGGACACCCGCATCGCGACCACCGTCGTCCGGGGCTCCGAACCGGGGAGCATCGTGCTGGTCGGCGGGGGAGACCTCACCCTGAGCCGCCTGCCGAGCGGGCAGGAGTCGTTCTACGCCGGGGCCGCGCACCTCGACGACCTCGCGGCGCAGGTCGAGAGCTCCTGGGACGCGGACCCGGCGACGGCGGGGACGCCGATCACCTCCGTCGTCCTCGACGCCTCCCTCTTCTCGGGCGACACCTGGCAGCCCAGCTGGAACCGCAAGGAGCAGACCGACGGCTACATGCCCGAGATCACGGCGCTCCAGGTCGACGGCGACCGTGCCGATCCCACGGCCTCGACCTCGACCCGCGGCACCGACCCGGTGGGGCGGGCGGGAACGGCGTTCGCATCGGAGCTCTCGGGCGATCCGACCGTCTCCGCCGGAACGGCGCCGGCGGGCGCGACGGTGCTCGGCACGGTCGAGTCGGCGCCGGTGCGCGAGCTCGTGCAGCAGATGCTGCTCGTCTCGGACAACGCGATCGCCGAGATGCTCGCCAGACTCGTCGCGATCCGCACGGGGGCGGGCACCGACTTCGCCGCCGAGCAGGCCGGCGTGCTGCAGGGCCTCGCCGGCTACGGAGTCGACACCGCCGGCATCACGATCGCCGACGGCTCCGGGCTGAGCGACGACAACGCGGTGGCCCCCGCCTACTTCACCTCGCTCCTCCGCAAGATCCAGGCGCGGGAGGGCGAGCTCGGCATCGTCCTCGACGGCCTGCCGGTGTCGGGGCGGACCGGCTCGCTCTCCTACGCCGACCGCTTCGCGGGGGACAACGCCGTCGCCGACGGCGCGGTGCTCGCCAAGACCGGCTGGATCGACACCGGCTACACCCTCGCCGGCGTCGTGACCGCGCAGGACGGCACGGTGCTGACCTTCGCCGTCTACGCGCTCGGCGACGTCTCCGACTCGGCGAAGACCGCGATCGACACGCTGGTCACGGGCTTCTACCGCTGCGGCGGCTCGCTCTCCGACTCCTGA
- a CDS encoding TetR/AcrR family transcriptional regulator: protein MLSEQGRRAARTTIEGGAREQPGLRERKRLATRRSIEIAVLRLASERGPDRVTIEDVSRLADVSTRTFFNYFASKEDALVGGLPVITDETAAVFLAGTGPVLDELQAVFVSAMEEPLEEDRELHLLRRALFRDHPHLVGLKIAGMREFEVAVEGLVAERLRRDEPDPERVLSRARMLTLLGLAAMRHAWAGWVDHHGRDALPGLAARSFDELRAALS, encoded by the coding sequence ATGCTGAGCGAACAGGGCCGACGAGCCGCGCGGACCACGATCGAAGGGGGAGCGCGGGAGCAGCCCGGCCTGCGCGAGCGCAAGCGGCTCGCCACCCGCCGGAGCATCGAGATCGCGGTCCTGCGTCTCGCGAGCGAGCGAGGACCCGATCGGGTGACGATCGAGGACGTCTCGCGGCTCGCCGACGTCTCGACCCGCACCTTCTTCAACTACTTCGCCTCGAAGGAGGACGCCCTCGTCGGCGGGCTCCCGGTGATCACCGACGAGACGGCGGCGGTGTTCCTCGCCGGCACGGGGCCCGTCCTCGACGAGCTGCAGGCGGTGTTCGTCTCCGCGATGGAGGAGCCGCTGGAGGAGGACCGCGAGCTGCACCTGCTGCGCCGCGCCCTGTTCCGCGACCACCCGCACCTCGTCGGCCTCAAGATCGCCGGCATGCGCGAGTTCGAGGTCGCCGTCGAGGGGCTCGTCGCCGAGCGCCTGCGCCGCGACGAGCCGGACCCGGAGCGGGTGCTGAGCCGGGCCCGGATGCTGACGCTCCTCGGCCTGGCCGCCATGCGGCACGCCTGGGCGGGCTGGGTCGACCACCACGGCCGAGACGCCCTGCCGGGGCTCGCGGCCCGCTCCTTCGACGAGCTGCGCGCCGCCCTCTCCTGA
- a CDS encoding alpha/beta hydrolase, producing the protein MRRARRASAVAVVLAASALLTACFAPGGASADRTSTPAPQTVTADLEPYYGQVLVWDDCGDGAQCTDATVPLDWSDPSAGTASIALIRRPAASGTAIGSLLVNPGGPGGSGVDLIRDSADYAVDDDLAAEYDVVGFDPRGVGASSAVSCLDAAGLDSYLYDIVPGERGSDEWIDAQRAGSAAFAAACQERTGALLGEVGTTNAARDLDVLRAALGDETLNYLGYSYGTFLGATYAGLYPDRVGRLVLDGAIDPAASSLDVVREQSKGFESALRAYLADCLDSEGCPFTGTVDDGMAQVREMLDRVDASPIRAADGRQLGSSTLLTAIVYPLYDAAGWSALSEMLADVRRGGAEIAFQYADAYNGRDTDGSYSDNSTEAFLAINCVDYAYDGDTASMRADAAALEEAAPTIGSYMAYGDILCSEWPVAFEGSREPIAAEGAAPILVVGTTNDPATPYVWAQALAGELADGHLVTYTGEGHTAYNKSNSCVNDAVDAYLLEGVVPQEDPRC; encoded by the coding sequence GTGAGGCGCGCCCGGCGGGCGTCGGCCGTCGCCGTCGTCCTCGCGGCGTCCGCCCTGCTGACCGCGTGCTTCGCCCCCGGAGGCGCGTCGGCCGACCGCACCTCCACCCCCGCTCCGCAGACGGTCACCGCCGACCTCGAGCCCTACTACGGCCAGGTGCTGGTCTGGGACGACTGCGGCGACGGCGCCCAGTGCACCGACGCGACCGTCCCGCTCGACTGGAGCGATCCGTCGGCCGGCACCGCGTCGATCGCCCTGATCCGCCGGCCCGCGGCGAGCGGCACGGCGATCGGATCCCTCCTCGTGAATCCGGGCGGCCCCGGCGGCTCGGGCGTCGACCTCATCCGCGACAGCGCCGACTACGCGGTCGACGACGACCTGGCGGCCGAGTACGACGTCGTCGGGTTCGACCCGCGCGGTGTCGGGGCCTCGAGTGCCGTGTCGTGCCTCGACGCCGCGGGACTCGACTCCTACCTCTACGACATCGTCCCGGGCGAGCGCGGCAGCGACGAGTGGATCGACGCCCAGCGGGCCGGGTCCGCCGCGTTCGCCGCGGCCTGCCAGGAGCGCACCGGCGCCCTCCTCGGCGAGGTGGGCACCACGAACGCGGCGCGCGATCTCGACGTGCTCCGCGCCGCCCTCGGCGACGAGACGCTGAACTACCTCGGCTACTCGTACGGCACCTTCCTCGGCGCGACCTACGCCGGCCTCTACCCCGACCGGGTCGGGCGTCTCGTGCTCGACGGCGCGATCGATCCGGCCGCCTCCTCGCTCGACGTCGTCCGCGAGCAGTCGAAGGGCTTCGAGAGCGCGCTGCGCGCGTACCTCGCCGACTGCCTCGACTCGGAGGGCTGCCCGTTCACCGGGACCGTCGACGACGGCATGGCTCAGGTGCGCGAGATGCTCGACCGGGTCGACGCCTCTCCGATCCGCGCCGCCGACGGCCGGCAGCTCGGGTCGAGCACGCTGCTGACGGCGATCGTCTACCCGCTGTACGACGCCGCCGGCTGGAGCGCGCTCAGCGAGATGCTCGCCGACGTCCGGCGCGGCGGAGCCGAGATCGCCTTCCAGTACGCCGACGCCTACAACGGGCGCGACACCGACGGGTCGTACAGCGACAACTCGACGGAGGCCTTCCTCGCGATCAACTGCGTCGACTACGCGTACGACGGCGACACCGCCTCGATGCGCGCCGACGCCGCCGCGCTCGAGGAGGCGGCGCCGACGATCGGCTCGTACATGGCCTACGGCGACATCCTCTGCAGCGAGTGGCCGGTGGCCTTCGAGGGGTCGCGTGAGCCGATCGCCGCCGAGGGCGCCGCCCCGATCCTCGTCGTCGGCACGACCAACGACCCGGCGACGCCCTACGTCTGGGCGCAGGCGCTGGCCGGCGAGCTGGCCGACGGCCACCTCGTCACCTACACGGGCGAGGGTCACACCGCCTACAACAAGTCGAACTCGTGCGTGAACGACGCGGTCGACGCGTACCTGCTCGAGGGCGTCGTCCCCCAGGAGGATCCGAGATGCTGA
- the tmk gene encoding dTMP kinase, whose translation MTGLFVTLEGGDGAGKTTQARLLEEWLGSRGRTVVRTREPGGTEVGVQIREIVLHHRGEIDPRAEALLYAADRAQHIGTLVRPALERGDVVIQDRYIDSSVAYQGAGRVLDSGEVRRLSEWATRELRPDLTVLLDLDPAAARTRLDASRTRFDRLEAEKEEFHARVRQAFLAIAEADPERFLVVDASRPIERIAETVRQRIAGLLDDRPAVSARG comes from the coding sequence GTGACCGGGCTGTTCGTCACCCTCGAGGGCGGGGACGGAGCGGGCAAGACGACGCAGGCCCGGCTGCTCGAGGAGTGGCTGGGCTCGCGCGGCCGCACCGTCGTGCGCACCCGGGAGCCGGGCGGCACCGAGGTCGGCGTCCAGATCCGCGAGATCGTGCTGCACCACCGCGGCGAGATCGACCCGCGGGCCGAGGCGCTCCTCTACGCTGCCGATCGCGCGCAGCATATCGGCACCCTGGTGCGCCCGGCGCTCGAGCGCGGCGACGTGGTGATCCAGGACCGCTACATCGACTCGTCCGTCGCCTACCAGGGCGCCGGCCGCGTGCTCGACTCCGGCGAGGTCCGCCGGCTGTCGGAGTGGGCGACCCGCGAGCTGCGCCCCGATCTCACCGTGCTGCTCGACCTCGATCCCGCGGCGGCCCGCACGAGGCTCGACGCCTCGCGCACCCGCTTCGACCGGCTCGAGGCCGAGAAGGAGGAGTTCCACGCGCGCGTGCGCCAAGCCTTCCTCGCGATCGCCGAGGCCGACCCCGAGCGCTTCCTGGTCGTCGATGCGAGCCGGCCGATCGAGCGGATCGCCGAGACGGTGCGGCAGCGCATCGCCGGGCTGCTCGATGATCGGCCCGCTGTCAGTGCTCGCGGCTAG
- a CDS encoding isochorismatase family protein, with protein MTTALLIVDVQNDFTEEGALAVAGGSRVASGVNAHLIAHGDRYDTVLASRDWHDGGDSDNGGHFAETPDFVDTWPVHCVAGTAGAEYHPSLELDAIDIHIRKGQGRPSYSAFEGTTTDGEAVPALLSRLGVTRLDVVGLATDYCVRASALDAWSAGLEVHVLDDLVAGVSPEASAAALRELAEAGVVVEPSA; from the coding sequence ATGACCACGGCACTGCTGATCGTCGACGTGCAGAACGACTTCACCGAGGAGGGGGCGCTCGCGGTCGCGGGCGGATCCCGGGTCGCGTCGGGTGTGAACGCGCACCTCATCGCCCACGGCGACCGCTACGACACGGTGCTCGCCTCGCGCGACTGGCACGACGGGGGCGACTCCGACAACGGGGGCCACTTCGCCGAGACCCCCGACTTCGTCGACACCTGGCCGGTGCACTGCGTCGCGGGTACCGCGGGGGCGGAGTACCACCCGAGCCTCGAGCTCGACGCGATCGACATCCACATCCGCAAGGGCCAGGGCCGCCCCTCGTACTCGGCGTTCGAGGGCACGACGACCGACGGCGAGGCCGTGCCGGCGCTGCTGAGCCGTCTCGGAGTGACGCGGCTGGACGTCGTCGGGCTCGCCACCGACTACTGCGTGCGCGCCTCGGCTCTCGACGCCTGGAGCGCCGGGCTCGAGGTGCACGTGCTCGACGATCTCGTCGCGGGCGTCTCACCGGAGGCGAGCGCGGCGGCCCTCCGCGAGCTCGCCGAGGCGGGCGTCGTCGTCGAGCCGTCGGCCTGA
- a CDS encoding DNA polymerase III subunit delta' has translation MTVWSQLVGQEHAIGALQDASTPRDGQGRESAAMTHSWLITGPPGSGRSNLAYAFASALLCRRGGCGECPDCLQVAARSHPDLSVLTTERVIISIDEVRRLVASSQYSPSVSRYRVMVIEDADRMAERTSNVLLKALEEPPERTVWILCAPSEADLLPTIRSRVRSVRLRVPSVDDVAGLLERRDGVDAATAERAARQAQSHIGMAHRLATNSEARERRDETLRIALRLRGVSDAVLGAARLVEVATEDAKAITLERDEVERQQALRSLGVEPGGTVPPQLRSQLRALEEDQKRRATRSLRDGLDRILVDLLSLYRDVVRLQLGAPGGVINEEVRAEMIALAESTTPERTLAVLDAVQEARQRIDANVSPVLALEAMLVTAARRPVAA, from the coding sequence GTGACCGTCTGGAGCCAGCTCGTGGGGCAGGAGCACGCCATCGGCGCCCTGCAGGACGCGTCGACCCCGCGCGACGGGCAGGGGCGCGAGTCGGCCGCGATGACGCACTCGTGGCTGATCACCGGGCCCCCCGGGTCCGGTCGCTCCAACCTGGCCTACGCGTTCGCCTCCGCCCTGCTCTGCCGCCGCGGCGGCTGCGGCGAGTGCCCCGACTGCCTGCAGGTCGCGGCGCGCTCGCACCCCGACCTCTCGGTGCTCACCACCGAGCGCGTCATCATCTCGATCGACGAGGTCCGCCGCCTGGTCGCGAGCTCGCAGTACTCGCCGTCGGTCTCGCGCTACCGCGTGATGGTGATCGAGGACGCCGACCGCATGGCCGAGCGCACCTCCAACGTCCTGCTGAAGGCGCTGGAGGAGCCGCCGGAGCGCACGGTCTGGATCCTCTGCGCCCCGAGCGAGGCCGACCTGCTGCCGACGATCCGCTCGCGGGTGCGCTCGGTGCGCCTCCGGGTGCCGAGCGTGGACGACGTGGCGGGTCTGCTCGAGCGCCGCGACGGAGTCGACGCGGCGACCGCCGAGCGCGCCGCCCGCCAGGCGCAGAGCCACATCGGCATGGCGCACCGCCTCGCGACGAACTCCGAGGCGCGGGAGCGGCGCGACGAGACCCTGCGGATCGCGCTCCGGCTGCGCGGAGTCTCGGACGCCGTGCTCGGGGCCGCACGGCTCGTCGAGGTGGCCACCGAGGACGCGAAGGCGATCACCCTCGAGCGCGACGAGGTCGAGCGCCAGCAGGCGCTGCGCTCGCTCGGCGTGGAGCCGGGCGGCACCGTGCCCCCGCAGCTCCGGTCGCAGCTGCGCGCCCTCGAGGAGGACCAGAAGCGCCGCGCGACGCGCAGCCTCCGCGACGGCCTCGACCGCATCCTCGTCGACCTGCTCTCGCTCTACCGCGACGTCGTCCGCCTCCAGCTCGGCGCCCCGGGCGGGGTCATCAACGAGGAGGTCCGCGCCGAGATGATCGCGCTCGCCGAGTCCACGACGCCAGAGCGGACGCTCGCGGTCCTCGACGCCGTCCAGGAGGCGCGCCAGCGGATCGACGCGAACGTCTCTCCGGTGCTCGCGCTCGAGGCGATGCTCGTCACCGCCGCGCGTCGTCCGGTGGCCGCGTGA
- a CDS encoding NAD-dependent succinate-semialdehyde dehydrogenase: protein MPASVEASEAALLARVPSQLFIGGAWVDAAGGGTIDVEDPATGATLLTIADATPEDGLRALDAAVAAGEAWAATAPRKRGEILRRAFDLLQERKDDFALLMTLEMGKPFAEALGEVAYGGEFLRWFSEEAVRIQGRYGVNPEGTGRMIVSQHPVGPCYLITPWNFPLAMATRKIAPALAAGCTVVVKPAELTPLTTLALAALLAEAGVPDGVVNVVTTSSAAALSEPIMTDPRLRKVSFTGSTPVGQKLLQQASANVLRTSMELGGNAPFVVFEDADLDRAVDGAMLAKFRNIGQACTAANRFFVHESIAEEFATRLTERVAALRVGRGTEDGVTIGPLIDDRAVEKAGSLVEDAVGRGARVRIGGHGIERSGHFYEPTVLSDVDGASEILRTEIFGPVVAIVPFRDEDEAVALANDTEFGLVSYVFTRDLARGQRMIERLATGMMGLNVGVVSNAAAPFGGVKQSGLGREGGLEGIHEYLSTKYTLTPDPFA, encoded by the coding sequence GTGCCCGCTTCCGTCGAGGCCTCAGAGGCCGCCCTCCTCGCCCGCGTCCCCTCGCAGCTGTTCATCGGCGGAGCCTGGGTGGACGCGGCAGGCGGCGGCACGATCGACGTCGAGGACCCCGCGACCGGCGCGACCCTGCTCACCATCGCCGACGCGACCCCGGAGGACGGACTGCGGGCGCTGGACGCCGCGGTCGCGGCAGGGGAGGCGTGGGCCGCGACGGCGCCCCGGAAGCGCGGCGAGATCCTCCGCCGGGCGTTCGACCTGCTGCAGGAGCGCAAGGACGACTTCGCCCTGCTGATGACCCTCGAGATGGGCAAGCCGTTCGCCGAGGCGCTCGGCGAGGTGGCCTACGGAGGCGAGTTCCTCCGCTGGTTCAGCGAGGAGGCCGTGCGGATCCAGGGGCGCTACGGCGTGAACCCCGAGGGCACCGGCCGGATGATCGTCTCGCAGCACCCCGTCGGGCCCTGCTACCTCATCACGCCGTGGAACTTCCCGCTCGCGATGGCGACGCGCAAGATCGCCCCGGCGCTCGCCGCCGGCTGCACCGTCGTCGTGAAGCCCGCGGAGCTCACTCCGCTGACCACCCTGGCCCTGGCCGCCCTGCTCGCCGAGGCCGGCGTGCCCGACGGAGTCGTCAACGTGGTCACCACCTCGTCGGCCGCCGCGCTGTCGGAGCCGATCATGACCGACCCGCGACTGCGGAAGGTCTCGTTCACCGGATCGACCCCGGTCGGGCAGAAGCTGCTGCAGCAGGCCTCCGCGAACGTGCTGCGGACCTCGATGGAGCTCGGCGGCAACGCCCCGTTCGTCGTCTTCGAGGACGCCGACCTCGACAGGGCCGTGGACGGCGCGATGCTCGCGAAGTTCCGCAACATCGGCCAGGCCTGCACCGCGGCGAACCGCTTCTTCGTCCACGAGTCGATCGCCGAGGAGTTCGCGACCCGCCTCACGGAGCGGGTCGCCGCGCTCCGCGTCGGCCGCGGCACCGAGGACGGCGTGACCATCGGCCCGCTGATCGACGACCGCGCGGTCGAGAAGGCCGGCTCCCTCGTCGAGGACGCCGTCGGCCGCGGAGCGCGGGTCCGCATCGGCGGGCACGGCATCGAGCGCAGCGGTCACTTCTACGAGCCGACGGTGCTCTCGGACGTCGACGGCGCCAGCGAGATCCTGCGCACCGAGATCTTCGGCCCGGTGGTGGCGATCGTGCCGTTCCGCGACGAGGACGAGGCGGTCGCGCTCGCCAACGACACCGAGTTCGGCCTGGTCTCGTACGTGTTCACCCGCGATCTGGCCCGCGGGCAGCGGATGATCGAGCGCCTGGCCACCGGGATGATGGGGCTGAACGTCGGCGTCGTCTCGAACGCCGCGGCACCGTTCGGCGGAGTGAAGCAGTCGGGTCTCGGACGCGAGGGCGGACTCGAGGGCATCCACGAGTACCTCAGCACGAAGTACACGCTGACCCCCGACCCGTTCGCCTGA
- the topA gene encoding type I DNA topoisomerase: MSGTKKLVIVESPAKAKTIAQYLGDGYEVLASVGHIRDLIEPKNLPPELKKGPLGKFSVDVDNGFEPYYVVSDQKKKTVADLKRALKNADELYLATDEDREGEAIAWHLLDELKPKVPVHRMVFHEITKDAIQKARDNTRDIDTSLVDAQETRRILDRLYGYEISPVLWRKVGPGLSAGRVQSAATRLVVDRERERLAFVSASYWDLATTLAPESDADAAFDARLARLDGKRIGSGRDFDDRGQLKGDVTVLDETSAASLADALRDSATTVTVSNLESKPYSRRPAAPFTTSTLQQEAARKLRFSARQTMSVAQSLYENGFITYMRTDSPNLSQQALNAARSQATALYGAETVPDKPRLYSGKNKSAQEAHEAIRPAGETFRTPDQLSGTLRGNDLRLYELIWKRTVASQMADAKGSTATVTLEAHPAGDPDRLAEFTASGTVITFRGFLLAYEEGRDEERHGTRDDKDAKLPVLEVGQSLVVTDVEAKGHETSPPPRYTEASLVKSLEELGIGRPSTYASIISTIVDRGYVTPRGTALVPNWIAFSVVRLLEDFFSDLVEYDFTAEMEGDLDKIAGGEEDRVAWLNRFYFGGGNQPGLRHVVDNLGEIDAKSINSIRITDDITLRIGKYGPYLEVAEEEGQETPRRVNLPLELAPDELTPAKAQELIDAPVQTDRVLGSNPDTGKTVVVKDGRFGPYVTETDPEPDTVADPATGEVVEPAPAKRGAKKPAVVKPRTSSLFKSMDVASIDLATALRLLDLPRTVGEDPESGEPITAQNGRYGPYLKKGTDSRSLTSEDQIFEVDLPTALAVFAEPKYGARKASSALKEFDADPVSGKPIRIRDGRFGAYVTDGETNVTIPKTQTIEEIDFEQAVQMLADKRAKGPAKKAPAKRAPAKKPAAKTTAAKATAAKTTAAKTTAAKTTAAKTAAAKTTAAKTTAAKTTAAKTTMTRTTAARKPAAKKPAATTGATES, translated from the coding sequence GTGTCCGGCACGAAGAAGCTGGTGATCGTCGAGTCGCCGGCGAAGGCCAAGACCATCGCCCAGTACCTGGGCGACGGGTACGAGGTGCTCGCCTCCGTCGGCCACATCCGCGACCTCATCGAGCCCAAGAACCTCCCCCCGGAGCTCAAGAAGGGCCCGCTGGGCAAGTTCTCGGTCGACGTCGACAACGGCTTCGAGCCCTACTACGTCGTCTCGGACCAGAAGAAGAAGACGGTCGCCGACCTCAAGCGCGCACTCAAGAACGCCGACGAGCTCTACCTCGCCACAGATGAGGACCGCGAGGGCGAGGCCATCGCGTGGCACCTCCTCGACGAGCTCAAGCCCAAGGTCCCCGTGCACCGCATGGTGTTCCACGAGATCACGAAGGACGCGATCCAGAAGGCTCGCGACAACACCCGCGACATCGACACCTCCCTGGTCGACGCCCAGGAGACCCGCCGCATCCTCGACCGCCTCTACGGCTACGAGATCTCGCCTGTCCTCTGGCGCAAGGTCGGCCCCGGGCTCTCGGCCGGCCGTGTGCAGTCGGCCGCGACCCGGCTGGTCGTCGACCGCGAGCGCGAGCGCCTCGCCTTCGTGTCGGCGAGCTACTGGGACCTCGCGACGACGCTCGCCCCGGAGTCCGACGCCGACGCCGCGTTCGACGCGCGCCTCGCCCGGCTCGACGGCAAGCGCATCGGAAGCGGCCGCGACTTCGACGACCGCGGACAGCTCAAGGGCGACGTGACCGTCCTCGACGAGACCTCCGCCGCGTCCCTCGCCGATGCGCTGCGCGACTCCGCGACGACGGTGACCGTCTCGAACCTCGAGTCGAAGCCCTACTCGCGCCGCCCGGCGGCTCCGTTCACCACGTCGACCCTGCAGCAGGAGGCGGCGCGCAAGCTCCGCTTCTCGGCCCGGCAGACGATGAGCGTCGCCCAGTCGCTCTACGAGAACGGCTTCATCACCTACATGAGGACCGACTCGCCGAACCTCTCGCAGCAGGCGCTCAACGCCGCGCGCTCGCAGGCGACCGCCCTCTACGGCGCCGAGACGGTGCCCGACAAGCCCCGCCTCTACTCCGGCAAGAACAAGAGCGCCCAGGAGGCGCACGAGGCGATCCGCCCCGCCGGCGAGACCTTCCGCACCCCCGACCAGCTGTCGGGAACGCTGCGCGGCAACGACCTGCGCCTGTACGAGCTCATCTGGAAGCGCACCGTCGCCTCGCAGATGGCCGACGCCAAGGGCTCGACGGCGACGGTGACCCTCGAGGCGCACCCGGCCGGCGACCCGGACCGGCTCGCCGAGTTCACCGCCTCCGGCACCGTCATCACCTTCCGCGGCTTCCTGCTCGCCTACGAGGAGGGCCGCGACGAGGAGCGCCACGGCACCCGCGACGACAAGGACGCGAAGCTGCCCGTCCTCGAGGTCGGCCAGAGCCTCGTCGTCACCGACGTCGAGGCGAAGGGCCACGAGACCTCACCGCCCCCGCGCTACACGGAGGCGAGCCTCGTCAAGTCGCTCGAAGAGCTGGGTATCGGGCGCCCCTCCACCTACGCCTCGATCATCTCGACCATCGTCGACCGCGGCTACGTCACCCCGCGCGGCACCGCCCTCGTACCCAACTGGATCGCCTTCTCGGTGGTGCGGCTGCTCGAGGACTTCTTCTCGGACCTGGTGGAGTACGACTTCACCGCCGAGATGGAGGGCGACCTCGACAAGATCGCCGGCGGCGAGGAGGACCGGGTCGCCTGGCTCAACCGCTTCTACTTCGGCGGCGGCAACCAGCCCGGGCTCCGCCACGTCGTGGACAACCTCGGCGAGATCGACGCGAAGAGCATCAACTCGATCCGGATCACCGACGACATCACCCTCCGCATCGGCAAGTACGGCCCCTACCTCGAGGTCGCCGAGGAGGAGGGGCAGGAGACGCCCCGCCGGGTGAACCTCCCGCTCGAGCTCGCCCCCGACGAGCTGACGCCGGCCAAGGCGCAGGAGCTCATCGACGCACCCGTCCAGACCGACCGCGTGCTCGGCAGCAACCCCGACACCGGCAAGACCGTCGTGGTCAAGGACGGCCGCTTCGGTCCGTACGTGACCGAGACCGACCCGGAGCCCGACACGGTCGCCGACCCCGCCACGGGCGAGGTCGTCGAGCCGGCCCCGGCGAAGCGCGGAGCCAAGAAGCCCGCCGTCGTCAAGCCGCGCACCTCGTCGCTGTTCAAGTCGATGGACGTCGCCTCGATCGACCTCGCGACGGCGCTCCGCCTGCTCGACCTGCCCCGCACGGTCGGCGAGGACCCGGAGTCGGGCGAGCCGATCACCGCTCAGAACGGCCGCTACGGTCCGTACCTGAAGAAGGGGACCGACAGCCGCTCGCTCACGAGCGAGGACCAGATCTTCGAGGTCGACCTGCCCACCGCCCTCGCGGTGTTCGCCGAGCCCAAGTACGGCGCCCGCAAGGCGTCGAGCGCGCTGAAGGAGTTCGACGCCGACCCGGTCAGCGGCAAGCCCATCCGCATCCGCGACGGCCGCTTCGGCGCCTACGTGACCGACGGCGAGACGAACGTCACGATCCCCAAGACGCAGACGATCGAGGAGATCGACTTCGAGCAGGCGGTGCAGATGCTCGCCGACAAGCGCGCGAAGGGACCGGCCAAGAAGGCCCCCGCCAAGCGCGCGCCGGCCAAGAAGCCCGCAGCGAAGACGACCGCGGCGAAGGCCACGGCGGCGAAGACCACGGCGGCGAAGACGACGGCGGCGAAGACCACGGCTGCCAAGACCGCCGCTGCGAAGACCACCGCGGCCAAGACGACGGCGGCGAAGACCACCGCCGCCAAGACCACGATGACGCGGACGACGGCGGCCCGGAAGCCGGCCGCGAAGAAGCCCGCGGCGACGACGGGCGCGACGGAGTCGTGA